A section of the Cupriavidus taiwanensis genome encodes:
- a CDS encoding C1 family peptidase, with the protein MSPPNTAGWHCIAICGWDNSTGRFLFKNSWGPFWGNSGYGTIPYQYLELYSDVGMIGW; encoded by the coding sequence ATGTCTCCTCCAAATACCGCTGGATGGCACTGCATTGCCATCTGCGGATGGGACAACAGTACTGGAAGATTTCTGTTCAAAAATAGTTGGGGTCCATTCTGGGGCAACAGCGGATACGGAACGATCCCTTACCAATATCTCGAACTATACAGCGACGTAGGGATGATCGGTTGGTAA